The window GACCGGATGGTGGCTTTTCACGTCCAGCGGGGCGTGACTGTGCCGCTATCCGCTACGGAGTTCTATTCCGGTTTGGTCCAACGGCTCTCAGAACGAGACGGGATGTACTTCCTTCCCGAGCAGGTGGCCGAGTACGATAAAAAGCGCATAACCGTCCGGGAAGTTCTACAACTCCAGCTTTTCGTCACGGACGAGTCATCAGCCATCCAATGGCTCAAGCAGCAGATCGTTAAAAAGCCCCAGACCTTTCAGGAACTTCAGCCGCAGTTCATGCGAGAGACCCAAGGAGGTTGGCAGAAGTATGAGAAGCCGCTGGAGCTGTCGGAACTGTTGGAGCAGAACTTCCTCCGTTACGACGGCAAGGGGGAAGTGCCGAACCAAATTCACAGCTACCTCTCCACGAATTTCAAGGAGCTACGGAACCTGCCCAAGGACGACGAGAGCCTGCGCGCCAAGGGCAAAGACCGCTGGTATGTGCCCGACCCCAACAAGGCCGGCGACCTGGAGAAGCTGCGCGAGCGGTCTCTGCTCAAGGAGTTCGAAGACTATCGCACTTCAAGCCAGAAGCGCCTGAAGGTGTTCCGCCTCGAGGCGATCCGCGCAGGCTTCAAGAAGGCGTGGCAGGAGCGCGACTACGCCACGATCATCACCGTGGCCCGCAAGATTCCCGAGAACGTCCTCCAGGAAGACCCCAAGCTCCTCATGTGGTACGACCAGGCGTTGACACGAAGCGGAGAAGAATGATCCACGAAGGGCACGAAGGGGCACGAAGAATGACAGAGTTGATTTTGAAAGATGAAGTCTTTGCCATCGTGGGCGCGGCTATTGAGGTGCATCGGGAGCTTGGGCCGGGGTTTCTGGAGGCGGTTTATCAGGAAGCATTCGAGATGGAATTGCGAGATCGCGGCATTCCGTTCGAGGCACAGAAGCTGCTGAGGGTTTCTTACAAGGGCAAGATGCTGAACAAGGAATACTGCGCGGACCTGATCTGCTATGGGCAAATCATTGTCGAGCTTAAAGCGCTTGACCGGCTTTCGGGGAATGAAGAAGCGCAGATTCTCAATTATCTCAAGGCGACTGGATTGAGAGTCGGTGTCCTCATCAATTTTGGCAGTCACGGCAAGCTGGAATGGAAGCGATTTATCCACTAAGGACACGAAGATGCACGAAGAAAAAAAAGAAAACTTAGCGTCCCTTTGTG of the Desulfomonilia bacterium genome contains:
- a CDS encoding DNA methylase — encoded protein: DRMVAFHVQRGVTVPLSATEFYSGLVQRLSERDGMYFLPEQVAEYDKKRITVREVLQLQLFVTDESSAIQWLKQQIVKKPQTFQELQPQFMRETQGGWQKYEKPLELSELLEQNFLRYDGKGEVPNQIHSYLSTNFKELRNLPKDDESLRAKGKDRWYVPDPNKAGDLEKLRERSLLKEFEDYRTSSQKRLKVFRLEAIRAGFKKAWQERDYATIITVARKIPENVLQEDPKLLMWYDQALTRSGEE
- a CDS encoding GxxExxY protein gives rise to the protein MIHEGHEGARRMTELILKDEVFAIVGAAIEVHRELGPGFLEAVYQEAFEMELRDRGIPFEAQKLLRVSYKGKMLNKEYCADLICYGQIIVELKALDRLSGNEEAQILNYLKATGLRVGVLINFGSHGKLEWKRFIH